A region of Colletotrichum higginsianum IMI 349063 chromosome 10, whole genome shotgun sequence DNA encodes the following proteins:
- a CDS encoding Exopolyphosphatase yields the protein MPPRVSLGAFLANARSALTAPAAQRASPLTLVVGNESADLDSLCSAVVYAYLRTHAPPHTLHIPISNLPRDDLKLRPEMTAALAHARLRPSDLLTLDELPADLAAEDTRWVLVDHNALTGDLASKYASSVVGCVDHHAEEDKVPQDTGDEPRVVEKCGSCSSLVVEYCRPAWEEALARRPRDGGEDADTDADVDEHLARLSLAAILIDTTNLKSADKTTDRDVAAVSFLEGLTPAPPYARDALFDEISAVKEDISSLGFRDVFRKDYKQWEDRRQVMGTSAVVRNLEYLLLDKAGGDQSALLDAFREWAREKGLDIGVIMTTANPEGRFERDLLLWAFNEAAVESCKAFYEGYKEELGLETWGGGRLDEAAGGEWRMAWRQRNLSSSRKQVAPMLREAIKGGGTRL from the exons ATGCCCCCCAGGGTCTCCCTCGGCGCCTTTCTCGCCAACGCGAGATCGGCCCTGaccgcgcccgccgcccaaCGAGCAAGCCCCTTGACCCTCGTCGTGGGCAACGAGTCCGCAG ACCTCGACTCCCTCtgctccgccgtcgtctacGCCTACCTGCGCACGCACGCCCCGCCGCACACGCTGCACATCCCCATCTCGAACCTCCCCCGCGATGACCTCAAGCTGCGGCCCGAGATgaccgccgccctggcccACGCCCGGCTGCGGCCGAGCGACCTCCTCACCCTCGACGAGCTtcccgccgacctcgccgccgaggacacGCGGTGGGTGCTCGTCGACCACAACGCCCTCACCGGCGACCTCGCGTCCAAGTACGCCAgcagcgtcgtcggctgCGTCGACCACCACGCCGAAGAGGACAAGGTCCCCCAGGACACGGGCGACGAGCCGCGCGTCGTGGAGAAGTGTGGCAGCTGCTCGAGCCTCGTGGTGGAGTACTGCCGCCCGGCCTGGGAGGAAgccctcgcccgccggcCCAGGGATGGCGGGGAAGACGCGGACACGGACGCGGACGTGGACGAGCACCTGGCCCGCCTCTCGCTGGCGGCCATCCTCATCGACACGACGAACCTCAAGTCCGCGGACAAGACCACCGACAgggacgtcgccgccgtctcgttCCTCGAAGGGCTCACTCCCGCGCCGCCCTATGCGCGCGACGCCCTGTTCGACGAGATATCCGCCGTTAAGGAGGACATATCCTCGCTCGGCTTCCGCGACGTGTTCCGCAAGGACTACAAGCAGTGGGAGGACCGCCGCCAGGTCATGGGCACCTCGGCCGTCGTGCGAAACCTCGAGtacctcctcctcgacaaggccggcggcgaccagaGCGCGCTGCTGGACGCGTTCAGGGAGTGGGCCAGGGAGAAGGGGCTAGACATCGGGGTCATCATGACCACGGCGAACCCCGAAGGCCGCTTCGAGAGGGACCTGCTCCTGTGGGCGTTTaacgaggccgccgtcgaatCGTGCAAGGCCTTCTACGAGGGGTacaaggaggagctgggccTGGAAACgtggggcggcggccggttggacgaggcggccgggGGGGAGTGGAGGATGGCCTGGAGACAGAGGAACCTGTCTTCCTCGCGCAAGCAGGTCGCTCCCATGCTGcgcgaggccatcaagggcggcggcacgcGGCTGTGA
- a CDS encoding SNF2 super family protein gives MSLPPDADALEKPVRRPNGPSFPGEDDESDGDESRGLNARRRANHNQAQAPDLFDESVEDTISQMRGEHGPGNIEPAVRPSLSSESRELFVAEGEQVDGSLSANNITKVKSEPDNEDDGDFMIIEQTDASFQAQKQWSRSPPSIIDLTDVPEKELVIKTEPTVKKELVDPINPALLALSGQSDIEALEARNRELQSKAVQGALSNDEVSEMVSVITQLSQARTLAHTNGNATASASNASPASDNHQPASGQETQKKPKQKRKPRVKTAAEYWARREEDDREREAKGLKRKGIYNSSSSSKAKKTKASQGTDSDPYDEEIERQIDAVFQQRDAIQDRADRGDLPAAPTITATRKEDQLKQMREAAPEYFHPKFLNFQRFELSEATKSWGYRAVRCMNGLWQVRGLNTPMMNHQLIVGAWMLGRELRETPNMPRGGILADAMGLGKTIEALSCIVGNQASESLKDAGKGATLVICPSGQMIGQWMSEVKKHCDKRFAKNIVHFKAGNKMDIDLLASFNIVFASFHQLRDSIPSVKNREAKRNQLTDQVKYDKWVEEETGDLHRIEWHRVVLDEAHSIKNHLTHCESNSCRICVLNRADSDGNKAAFACYELKAKHRWAVSGTPLINGSDEFFSYLKFIKYDGIDDFTGYLQEYRDGEKGRKKHNKLIHEVMYRRTQGDFFLGQPILDLPNTHPTHQYLMLSAEETVVFRMMERCFRRKLNQDFEDGSATSQIRCYLVMLLRLRQAATHPYLLEGMMGEYFSLKDLQITKERLEALRGRATVYSQIGPWTKRHQMPNQRMHEVFEAAEKRRQDRLQSDRKEVLEAQYSRIRLSDDQNEAQPSDNQEAIVENDNIMAIGNDPDEVNSQDEVEEDEDGMVPQNYRNPGEQDKVSDDDTAPIAEHEEPPLQPFGRSNFGLFFDMVKQLEYLERLKELETAVCVACEARPAVVPVKGRCGCIFCGNCAVAHLAQKVFHKGRNCPKCRRIIGIPKSYQAFNDHDEVVNDAGMPRDDVDEKEYSRGFDYTGFQHTEDEKKDKKPIRFLQLSDKRPNLPVTPSAKMTALKETVLRWQAEAPDDKIIIFSQFNVVMKIIGRMLESEGICFAYLSGKQNTEQRNKAVDEFQNGDKVKVLIVSLRAGGQCLNLTRGNRVILMELWWNHGVEQQAFARVFRIGQIKETHFVRFIVNTPIEERMLQMQVHKILDIDAVLQDDMTRVPKINVEEIASLLGRLTMRDGVMHVVSDYDDEDEDDEDDLRSDVEEEEGDLEDLVVPDDVIEYEDDEEDD, from the exons ATGTCATTGCCTCCGGATGCCGATGCTCTAGAGAAGCCTGTTCGTCGACCGAACGGACCTTCCTTTCCTGGGGAGGATGATGAGTCAGATGGCGATGAGTCGCGGGGCTTGAACGCCCGGAGAAGAGCAAATCACAACCAGGCTCAAGCACCCGACCTGTTCGATGAGTCGGTCGAAGACACGATCAGCCAGATGCGCGGCGAACATGGGCCAGGCAACATCGAGCCCGCTGTTCGCCCATCGCTGTCTTCTGAGTCACGCGAGCTTTTTGTTGCAGAAGGAGAACAGGTCGATGGATCCCTGTCCGCGAACAACATCACGAAGGTCAAGTCCGAACCTGacaatgaagatgacggcgatTTCATGATCATCGAACAGACAGATGCCTCTTTTCAGGCTCAGAAGCAATGGTCTCGTTCTCCCCCGTCCATCATCGATCTTACTGACGTGCCCGAGAAGGAGCTTGTGATCAAGACGGAGCCCACagtcaagaaagagctcGTGGACCCTATCAATCCCGCTCTCCTTGCTTTGAGCGGCCAGTCAGACATCGAAGCACTTGAGGCAAGGAATCGTGAGCTTCAATCAAAAGCAGTACAAGGTGCTCTAAGCAACGACGAAGTTTCCGAGATGGTATCGGTCATCACTCAGCTCAGCCAAGCGCGAACTTTGGCCCATACCAACGGCAACGCAACGGCATCCGCCAGCAACGCCTCGCCTGCTTCCGACAATCATCAACCAGCATCTGGTCAAGAAACCCAAAAGAAACCGAAACAGAAGAGAAAACCTCGTGTCAAGACTGCCGCAGAGTATTGGGCACggagagaggaggatgacCGAGAAAGAGAGGCCAAAGGCCTCAAGCGAAAGGGAATCTAtaacagcagcagctcgagcaaGGCCAAAAAAACAAAGGCTTCGCAGGGCACCGACAGTGACCCTTACGACGAAGAGATTGAACGTCAaatcgacgccgtcttccagcAGCGCGATGCTATCCAGGACCGAGCAGACCGGGGTGACTTGCCTGCTGCACCGACTATCACAGCAACTAGAAAAGAAGACCAGTTGAAGCAGATGAGGGAAGCTGCGCCGGAGTACTTCCATCCCAAATTTCTAAACTTTCAGAGGTTTGAGCTTTCAGAGGCTACAAAGTCTTGGGGCTATCGTGCCGTTCGATGCATGAACGGCCTATGGCAAGTCAGGGGCCTGAACACCCCGATGATGAATCACCAGCTCATTGTCGGCGCTTGGATGCTCGGTCGAGAGTTGCGAGAAACGCCAAACATGCCAAGAGGGGGCATCTTGGCCGACGCAATGGGTCTTGGGAAGACGATTGAGGCACTTTCTTGCATCGTGGGCAACCAGGCCTCGGAGAGCCTCAAGGATGCCGGCAAAGGAGCAACACTGGTGATTTGTCCGTCGGGGCAAATGATTGGCCAGTGGATGTCCGAGGTCAAAAAGCACTGCGACAAGAGATTTGCGAAAAACATTGTGCACTTCAAGGCCGGCAACAAGATGGATATTGACCTCCTGGCATCCTTCAACATTGT TTTCGCAAGCTTCCACCAGCTCAGAGATAGCATTCCTTCGGTCAAGAACAGAGAGGCAAAGAGGAACCAGCTCACAGATCAAGTGAAGTATGACAAgtgggtggaggaggagacgggtGACCTTCACCGCATCGAGTGGCATCGAGTTGTCCTCGATGAGGCCCATTCCATCAAGAACCATTTGACGCACTGTGAGTCCAATTCATGTCGTATTTGTGTACTTAATCGTGCTGACAGCGACGGAAACAAAGCGGCGTTTGCGTGCTATGAGCTGAAGGCCAAGCACCGTTGGGCGGTGAGCGGAACGCCCCTCATCAACGGTAGCGATG AGTTTTTCTCATATTTGAAGTTCATCAAATACGATGGCATTGATGACTTTACTGGGTATCTTCAGGAGTATCGAGACGGC GAAAAAGGTCGAAAGAAACACAACAAGCTTATACACGAAGTCATGTACAGAAG GACCCAAGGCGACTTCTTCCTTGGCCAACCAATCTTGGATCTGCCAAATACGCACCCCACGCACCAGTACCTGATGCTGTCGGCTGAAGAGACAGTAGTCTTTCG TATGATGGAGAGATGCTTTAGACGCAAGCTCAACCAGGATTTCGAAGACGGTAGTGCTACCAGTCAAATCAGATGCTATCTGGTCATGCTGCTCCGCCTTCGACAGGCCGCAACTCATCCTTACTTGCTCGAGGGCATGATGGGAGAGTATTTCTCTCTGAAAGACTTGCAAATCACCAAGGAAAGACTGGAGGCACTCAGGGGTCGTGCCACCGTCTACAGCCAAATTGGCCCGTGGACTAAGAGGCACCAAATGCCGAATCAACGTATGCATGAGGTTTTCGAAGCAGCAGAGAAACGTCGACAAGATCGACTGCAAAGTGACCGCAAGGAGGTTTTGGAGGCACAATACAGCCGGATTCGTCTTTCAGACGACCAAAATGAGGCGCAACCGAGCGACAATCAGGAAGCCATTGTGGAAAACGACAACATAATGGCCATCGGCAATGATCCCGACGAGGTGAATAGCCAGGATGaggtggaagaagacgaggatggcaTGGTTCCGCAGAACTACAGAAATCCTGGTGAACAGGACAAAgtcagcgacgacgacacagCTCCAATCGCCGAACACGAGGAACCACCGCTTCAGCCTTTCGGTCGTAGCAACTTTGGTTTGTTCTTCGACATGGTGAAGCAGCTAGAGTATCTCGAAAGGTTGAAAGAGCTTGAGACTGCCGTGTGCGTTGCATGCGAGGCTCGACCGGCGGTCGTTCCAGTCAAGGGACGG TGCGGCTGCATCTTTTGCGGTAACTGCGCAGTGGCCCATTTAGCTCAGAAGGTAT TCCATAAGGGAAGAAATTGCCCCAAGTGTCGCCGAATTATTGGCATCCCAAAGTCCTATCAAGCCTTCAACGACCACGACGAGGTCGTAAACGATGCCGGCATGCCGCGAGATGACGTCGATGAAAAGGAGTACTCGCGGGGGTTCGACTACACTGGTTTTCAACATACGGAAGACGAGAAAAAGGACAAGAAGCCCATCAGGTTCTTGCAGCTCAGCGACAAGCGGCCCAATTTGCCTGTCACTCCCAGCGCCAAGATGACCGCGCTCAAGGAGACCGTCTTGAGATGGCAGGCGGAAGCTCCTGACGACAAGATCATCA TCTTTAGTCAGTTCAACGTTGTCATGAAGATCATTGGTCGCATGCTGGAGTCGGAAGGCATCTGCTTTGCCTACCTCAGCGGCAAGCAGAACACGGAGCAGCGCaacaaggccgtcgacgagttCCAGAACggcgacaaggtcaaggtccTCATCGTATCGCTGCGCGCAGGGGGTCAATGTCTCAATCTCACGCGTGGAAACCGAGTCATTCTCATGGAGCTCTGGTGGAATCATggcgtcgagcagcaggCGTTTGCCCGCGTCTTCCGCATCGGCCAGATCAAGGAAACCCACTTTGTGCGATTCATCGTCAATACGCCCATCGAAGAACGAATGTTGCAAATGCAGGTCCACAAGATCCTCGATATCGATGCGGTCCTTCAGGAT
- a CDS encoding Glutamine amidotransferase class-I, translating into MGSQPPRIRLAILEADTPQPQTNAEYGGYGGVFKALLRTAALADDPPAPLDSIVDLSVYHAVGDDAVYPDLDSVDAILISGSKHNSFDNDPWILKLVDFTKRCIDSGRVRVIGVCFGHQIVGRALGVEVKRSDLGWEVAVVDVNLTPKGKELFQLDKMRIHQMHRDVVTANPPGAESLAYTELCPVQGFYSPKKFITVQGHPEFTGPIVSEILNVRHKAGIFDDETFTDAINRANIEHDGVNIARGFLRFLRE; encoded by the exons ATGGGCTCCCAACCACCCCGCATCCGCCTGGCAATCCTTGAGGCCGAcacgccgcagccgcagacCAACGCCGAGTACGGCGGCtacggcggcgtcttcaaAGCGCTCCTCCGCACCGCCgctctcgccgacgacccgCCCGCGCCGCTCGACAGCATCGTCGACCTCTCGGTGTACCACGCCGTGGGCGATGACGCCGTCTACCCGGACCTGGACTCGGTCGACGCCATCCTCATTTCCGGCAGCAAGCACAACTCGTTTGATAACGACCCGTGGATTCTGAAGCTCGTCGACTTCACCAAGCGGTGCATCGACAGCGGCCGCGTACGGGTCATCGGCGTCTGCTTCGGCCACCAGATCGTCGGCCGCGCGCTGGGTGTTGAAGTCAAGCGCAGCGATCTAGGCTGGGAGGTGGCCGTGGTCGATGTCAACCTCACGCCCAAGGGCAAGGAACTCTTTCAGCTGGACAAGATG CGCATCCACCAAATGCACCGGGATGTCGTCACGGCGAACCCGCCCGGCGCCGAGTCCCTTGCCTACACGGAGCTGTGCCCCGTCCAGGGCTTCTACTCGCCCAAGAAGTTCATCACGGTCCAGGGCCACCCGGAGTTCACGGGGCCCATCGTCAGCGAGATCCTCAACGTCCGCCACAAGGCGGGCATCTTTGACGACGAGACCTTCACCGACGCCATCAACCGCGCGAACATCGAGCATGACGGCGTCAACATTGCCCGTGGTTTCCTGCGTTTCCTCCGAGAATGA
- a CDS encoding DNA-directed RNA polymerase, with amino-acid sequence MLLRNGRRSLSLHHAAVFRPLRPTPRFPLTAIAASQRPARCFGTQQQPARPTTTRTSLSAGRNLATSVDEHQSADSSKYDRLASSILPPYGNGSTRQSIHELRPFDPSSPLVLDGPMEDDTPRKKMNRLGVSGNLDEMLLVFDACLRVGKVDRAELILKRMALYNFLPGEELIFLYNRYLRTSLEQLRLHPDSEQAAKLHKWYVLNIRSKGLPQTAETVACMVKASLLSERSHSNRDALITHYMSLAPGEAGLHVLSMADILSDKDLAIITKIFPDYNIAPQPRPDSSNAIQPEAHAEPSALGELSRKAGEADQPQSMPEVLATPQKGFGLKTLKHTLSLFDEIPQNCDISTLPLRERREIQARLERDCIDAAVNRWREENESLQKMGLNTAVSHATLNSRLYDWQLALEARFKEEMVAIEAAETAVKKSPADYDRCIYGPFLRLSTPTRLAAVTILGALSSTVITGIDRGMPLSAAIVSLAKMTEEDIRDQAATQKKTAQKPKSRRMVMSPTPTNVANDKRSAEETSNHFSQLSETAVADKPWPVAVRAKVGAALLSALIETAKIKVVKEHPETKALVSQYQPAFSHVSRLKKGKKTGMILLNKELVNIMKREPQGDYLAKHLPMVVEPEPWQAFDKGGFLESRANLVRIKQGDKDQKLYSEAAIARGDMDQVFKGLDVLGKTPWRVNTPVLNVMLAAWNTGEALANLPALNPNIPIPREPEATNDPLAHRAWVRAVRAAENERGGMHSVRCFMNFQLEIARAFRNQTFYFPHNIDFRGRAYPLPTYLNHMGADHVRGLLRFANGKELGEEGLKWLKVHVANVFGFDKASLKERESFAMDNLVNIFDSANNPLDGTRWWLKAEDPWQCLATCFELKAALESPEPTKFVSHLPVHQDGTCNGLQHYAALGGDSWGARQVNLEPGDKPADVYSAVANIVKEHIAKDAESGNVIAVALRDKITRKVVKQTVMTNVYGVTFAGAKKQVCKQLDSLYPDLPKESGFDNIITSSYVATLVFKALSSMFRGAHDIQYWLGEIGGRVCRALSAEQLERIKNDNILPSSSATAKAGDRKTTTDDILAQFRATIVWTTPLRMPISQPYRKSGTRCIKTSLQDLSLIIPERSDPVHRRKQLQAFPPNFIHSLDATHMLLSALECHELGLDFAAVHDSFWTHASDVNTMNRVLRDAFIRIHEEDVVGRLAAEFEARYRGSIYLAKINSGTPVEKKITALRKKFKMSTRDELLAEYKRQTLLRSLDPEQVAEGKKMVTPASIFEEMSANESLAEPEDMEGLGLGSISDKEGLDLADDEIGESEQGIDDEIAAEAPEAEDEAAKDDSPGAKWMERLTENAKVSFFERTVVNQTKTKQKQAGAIQVWLPLTFPAIPEKGDFDVQRLKKSEYFFS; translated from the coding sequence ATGCTTCTCAGGAACGGCCGGAGAAGCCTTTCCCTCCACCACGCAGCCGTCTTTCGACCCCTCCGCCCGACACCCCGATTCCCTCTGACCGCAATCGCTGCGAGCCAACGACCCGCTCGTTGCTTCGGCACTCAGCAGCAACCAGCTCGTCCCACGACTACGAGGACCAGTCTCAGCGCTGGACGAAACCTCGCCACCAGCGTCGACGAACACCAATCAGCCGACAGTTCCAAGTATGATAGACTTGCCAGCTCCATCTTGCCGCCATACGGCAACGGCTCGACACGCCAAAGCATCCATGAACTACGACCGTTCGATCCCTCCTCGCCCCTCGTTCTGGACGGTCCTATGGAGGACGACACACCCCGTAAGAAAATGAACAGATTGGGAGTATCGGGAAACCTGGACGAGATGCTACTTGTCTTCGACGCTTGTCTTCGCGTCGGAAAGGTTGACCGCGCCGAACTGATCCTCAAGCGCATGGCCCTCTACAACTTTTTGCCCGGCGAAGAGCTCATTTTCCTATACAACCGATACCTCCGCACCTCTCTCGAACAGTTGCGCCTGCATCCCGACAGCGAACAAGCAGCGAAGCTCCACAAGTGGTATGTGCTGAACATTCGCTCTAAGGGTCTCCCTCAGACCGCCGAGACCGTCGCCTGTATGGTCAAGGCCTCGCTGCTCTCGGAGCGCTCCCATTCCAATCGCGATGCCTTGATTACTCACTACATGAGCTTGGCTCCCGGGGAGGCCGGTCTCCACGTCTTGTCGATGGCAGACATCCTCAGCGACAAGGACCTTGCTATCATAACCAAAATCTTCCCGGATTACAATATCGCCCCCCAACCACGACCCGACTCATCCAATGCCATTCAACCTGAAGCACACGCCGAGCCTTCTGCCCTCGGAGAACTGTCCCGCAAGGCCGGTGAAGCCGATCAGCCGCAGTCTATGCCCGAGGTCTTGGCCACGCCTCAGAAGGGCTTTGGGTTGAAGACCTTGAAGCACACCCTGAGTCTGTTCGACGAGATTCCCCAGAACTGCGATATCTCGACTTTGCCCCTGCGCGAGCGGAGGGAAATCCAGGCTCGCCTCGAGCGCGACTgcatcgacgccgccgtgaACCGTTGGCGCGAGGAGAATGAATCGCTGCAAAAGATGGGTCTCAACACAGCCGTCTCGCACGCGACCCTGAACTCGCGACTCTACGACTGGCAACTCGCGTTGGAGGCTCGGTTTAAAGAGGAAATGGTCGCAATCGAAgccgccgagaccgccgTGAAAAAGAGTCCCGCAGACTACGATCGGTGCATCTACGGGCCTTTTCTGCGTCTCTCGACCCCGACCCGTCTCGCTGCCGTCACCATTCTGGGTGCTCTGAGCTCAACCGTCATTACCGGCATCGACCGAGGCATGCCCCTTTCGGCAGCCATTGTCAGTCTTGCTAAGATGACCGAGGAGGATATCCGAGATCAAGCTGCGACGCAAAAAAAGACGGCACAAAAACCGAAATCCAGACGAATGGTCATGTCACCAACGCCTACCAACGTGGCGAACGACAAACGATCGGCCGAGGAAACAAGCAACCATTTTTCTCAGCTCAGTGAAACCGCCGTGGCCGACAAACCATGGCCGGTCGCCGTCCGGGCAAAGGTCGGCGCGGCGCTGCTCTCGGCCCTCATCGAGACGGCTAAGATCAAGGTGGTGAAGGAGCAccccgagaccaaggccTTGGTCAGCCAGTATCAGCCCGCCTTCTCCCACGTCAGCCGGCTaaagaagggcaagaagaccGGCATGATACTGTTGAACAAGGAGCTGGTCAACATCATGAAGCGAGAGCCCCAGGGCGACTATCTTGCCAAGCACCTGCCCATGGTTGTCGAGCCCGAGCCGTGGCAGGCCTTCGACAAGGGCGGCTTTTTGGAAAGCAGGGCCAATCTGGTTCGCATCAAGCAGGGCGATAAGGACCAGAAGCTGTACAGCGAGGCTGCCATCGCTCGCGGAGACATGGACCAGGTATTCAAGGGCCTGGACGTCCTGGGCAAGACGCCATGGCGCGTCAACACCCCCGTCCTCAACGTCATGCTCGCCGCTTGGAAcacgggcgaggcgctgGCAAACCTGCCCGCGTTGAACCCCAACATCCCCATACCCCGCGAGCCCGAAGCGACCAACGACCCGCTGGCGCACAGAGCCTGGGTCAGGGCAGTCAGGGCGGCCGAAAACGAACGGGGCGGTATGCACTCGGTCCGCTGCTTCATGAACTTCCAGCTGGAAATCGCGCGGGCCTTCAGGAACCAGACCTTTTACTTCCCCCACAACATCGACTTCCGAGGCCGCGCCTATCCGTTGCCGACCTACCTCAACCACATGGGTGCCGACCACGTCCGAGGCCTCCTCCGTTTTGCCAACGGCAAAgagctgggcgaggagggccttAAGTGGCTCAAGGTCCACGTGGCCAACGTCTTCGGTttcgacaaggccagcctCAAGGAGAGGGAGTCGTTCGCCATGGACAACCTCGTCAACATCTTCGACTCGGCAAACAACCCGCTCGACGGCACTCGGTGGTGGCTCAAGGCCGAAGACCCGTGGCAGTGCCTCGCGACCTGTTTCGAGCTCAAGGCCGCTCTCGAATCTCCGGAGCCAACAAAGTTCGTCTCCCATCTCCCTGTACACCAGGACGGCACTTGCAACGGTCTCCAGCATtacgccgccctcggcggtgaCTCGTGGGGTGCTCGGCAGGTCAACCTCGAGCCTGGCGACAAGCCTGCCGACGTCTActcggccgtcgccaacATTGTCAAGGAGCACAtcgccaaggacgccgagtcGGGCAACGTAATCGCCGTGGCCCTGCGTGACAAGATCACCAGAAAGGTTGTCAAGCAGACCGTCATGACCAACGTCTACGGCGTCACCTTTGCCGGCGCCAAGAAGCAAGTTTGCAAGCAGCTCGATTCGCTGTACCCGGACCTGCCCAAGGAGTCTGGCTTTGACAACATCATTACCTCCTCCTACGTCGCCACGCTTGTGTTCAAAGCCCTTTCGTCCATGTTCCGCGGCGCCCACGACATCCAGTACTGGCTCGGCGAGATTGGCGGCCGCGTCTGCCGAGCCCTTTCCGCCGAGCAGTTGGAGCGAATCAAGAACGACAACATCCtaccctcgtcgtccgccaCGGCCAAGGCCGGTGACAgaaagacgacgacggatgACATCCTGGCCCAGTTCCGCGCGACCATCGTCTGGACCACGCCCCTCCGCATGCCCATCTCACAGCCGTACCGCAAGAGCGGCACCCGTTGCATCAAGACGTCCCTTCAGGATCTGTCCCTGATCATCCCCGAGCGCTCCGACCCCGTCCATCGCAGGAAGCAGCTTCAGGCCTTCCCTCCCAACTTTATCCATTCCCTCGACGCGACGCACATGCTGCTATCTGCTCTCGAGTGTCatgagctcggcctcgacttcGCTGCCGTCCACGACTCGTTCTGGACCCACGCCTCCGACGTCAACACCATGAACCGTGTCCTCCGTGACGCCTTTATCAGAATCCATgaggaggacgtcgtcgggcgtctcgccgccgagtTTGAGGCCCGGTACCGCGGATCCATCTACCTCGCCAAGATCAACTCGGGTACGCCcgtggagaagaagatcacAGCGCTTCGCAAGAAGTTCAAGATGTCAACTCGCGATGAACTTCTCGCCGAGTACAAGAGACAGACGCTCCTCCGTTCCCTCGACCCGGAGCAGGTCGCCGAAGGCAAGAAGATGGTGACGCCCGCCAGCATCTTTGAGGAGATGTCGGCCAACGAGTCCCTCGCCGAGCCGGAAGACATGGAGGGTCTCGGACTCGGTTCCATCTCCGACAAGGAAGGCCTAGACCTGGCCGATGACGAGATCGGCGAGTCTGAACAGGGCATCGATGACGAGATCGCCGCGGAAGCTCctgaggccgaggacgaggccgctaAGGACGATTCGCCCGGAGCCAAGTGGATGGAGAGATTGACGGAGAACGCAAAGGTCTCATTCTTTGAACGGACCGTCGTTAACCAGACCAAAACAaagcagaagcaggccggcgccatccAGGTGTGGCTCCCGCTGACTTTCCCGGCCATCCCCGAGAAGGGCGACTTTGATGTCCAGAGGCTGAAGAAGAGCGAGTACTTCTTCTCCTAA